A genomic window from Solanum stenotomum isolate F172 chromosome 10, ASM1918654v1, whole genome shotgun sequence includes:
- the LOC125842548 gene encoding cytokinin dehydrogenase 7-like, with product MGHQIFLLVCTIALLASSSLVSAEVVKHSFHSPNSARKILLVAENETKKSVDGILKDLDIKGSIDYGVRAISLGSRDFGGLYSEKPLAVISPAGADDVGQVIRHALQSPTLTVAARGNGHSVNGQAMAHLGLVIDMKSMGDNKKINVNVNYMYVDVGGGALWGDVLKHCVSEYGLAPKSWTDYLDLTVGGTLSNAGVSGQAFRFGPQTSSVTELEVVTGNGEKIVCSNSQNSELFFSVLGGLGQFGIITRARVLLQPAPDMVRWIRVVYSEFEDFTHDAELLITSQETFNYVEGFVFVNSDDPVTGWPSVPLNSNQSFDPTLLPKKTGPVLYYLELVLHYNNHDDPSTLNMMVEKLLGKLKYLEHFRFETNLTYIDFLLRVDHVEEAARGSGIWATPHPWLNMFISKKDIDAFNRIVLQNILKNGVNGPILTYPLLRSKWDNRSSVVLPQDEIFYLVALLRFTYTHPKESEIKQMVAQNQEVIQTCIKNGFDFKLYFPHYESTVEWKRHFGDQWERFVDRKRQFDPKAILAPGQKIFTRNHVL from the exons ATGGGACATCAAATTTTCTTGCTTGTTTGCACCATAGCTCTTCTAGCTTCTTCCTCATTGGTTTCAGCTGAAGTTGTTAAACATTCTTTTCAT aGCCCGAATTCAGCAAGGAAGATATTATTAGTAGCGGAGAATGAGACTAAAAAAAGTGTGGATGGCATTTTGAAAGACTTGGACATTAAAGGGAGCATTGATTATGGAGTTAGGGCAATAAGCTTAGGCAGTAGAGATTTCGGTGGCTTATATTCAGAGAAGCCGTTAGCCGTTATAAGTCCAGCCGGAGCCGATGATGTTGGGCAGGTGATAAGGCATGCATTACAGTCACCAACATTAACGGTAGCAGCGAGGGGTAACGGTCATTCAGTTAACGGCCAAGCTATGGCCCATCTTGGACTCGTAATCGACATGAAATCAATGGgtgataataaaaaaatcaacgTCAACGTCAACTACATGTACGTTGATGTAGGTGGCGGAGCATTATGGGGTGATGTATTGAAACACTGCGTTTCAGAATACGGCTTGGCTCCTAAATCGTGGACGGATTATCTTGATTTAACCGTCGGTGGTACTCTATCTAATGCCGGTGTTAGTGGTCAAGCTTTCCGTTTTGGACCCCAAACGTCATCTGTAACGGAATTGGAAGTTGTTACTGGCAACGGAGAAAAAATTGTCTGCTCAAACTCTCAAAATTCCGAATTGTTCTTTTCTGTTCTTGGTGGACTTGGTCAGTTTGGTATCATCACTAGAGCTCGGGTTTTACTTCAACCCGCCCCAGATATG GTGAGGTGGATAAGAGTGGTATATAGTGAATTTGAAGATTTCACTCATGATGCTGAGTTACTAATAACGAGTCAGGAAACGTTCAATTATGTGGAAGGGTTTGTATTCGTGAATAGTGACGACCCGGTAACTGGGTGGCCCTCGGTGCCATTGAATTCCAATCAGTCATTTGACCCGACCCTTTTACCCAAAAAGACTGGTCCGGTTCTTTATTATCTTGAATTGGTCTTGCATTATAACAACCACGACGATCCCTCCACTCTAAATATG aTGGTTGAGAAATTGCTAGGCAAAttgaaatatttggagcacttTAGGTTTGAGACCAACTTAACTTACATAGATTTTTTATTACGAGTTGATCACGTAGAGGAAGCGGCTAGAGGTAGTGGTATATGGGCTACACCTCATCCATGGCTTAACATGTTCATTTCCAAGAAAGATATTGATGCATTCAATCGGATTGTGctccaaaacattttaaaaaatggtgttaATGGCCCTATATTGACTTATCCTCTCCTGCGTAGCAA gTGGGATAATCGATCGTCAGTGGTGTTACCCCAAGATGAAATCTTTTACTTAGTGGCTTTGCTAAGGTTCACTTACACACATCCAAAAGAGTCAGAAATAAAGCAGATGGTGGCACAGAATCAAGAAGTTATACAAACTTGTATCAAGAATGGATTTGATTTTAAGTTGTATTTTCCTCATTATGAGTCCACAGTTGAATGGAAGAGGCACTTTGGGGATCAATGGGAAAGATTTGTCGATAGAAAGAGACAGTTTGATCCAAAGGCTATCCTTGCACCTggtcaaaaaatatttactagAAATCATGtactataa